The Limisphaerales bacterium genome includes the window GAGTGTACTGGATACAGATATCAGCGGATTTGACATGATATTAATGGACTGCCAAATGCCCAATATCGATGGTCTGGAAGCCACCCGAACGATTCGCCAACGCGAGCAGACAAACCCCAGGCAACAAAATATATACATCATCGCGATGACCGCCAACACCCAAGAGGATGACCGAAGCGCATGTTTTGAGGCCGGAATGGATGATTTCATTTCAAAACCCGTACAACTGAAGGAACTTGAATGTGCATTGAATAAACCACTCGGATTGGAATCTGAAACTGATTCAGAAAACCCGAGCACCGTTTTGCTTGACGATTCCCAACTTGATCAGTTCCGCGCAAATGACAATGACGATATGCTCAGCGAATTGGTTTCTATGTATCTTACTGAAACAGATGGACAGATCGGATCACTCAAAACACAGCAAGATCCGGACACCGTGGCGCGCATCGCCCATCAGCTCAAAGGCAGTAGCGCCAACCTTGGCGCACGCCAGCTAGCCGATGCATTTTCGCGCCTTGAAGCTTCGGCTAACCTTGGCAATCTCGAGGCCACGGGCGACTTGATCGGAGAAATACAAGGCACATTCGATCGAACGCGGGTAAAACTCAATGCCTTGCTTGGGCATTAATCGTTGACTTTGACAACCCACCACGTCCCCTTTAGATTTACCCCAATGGAAGCACTGCACGCACCCTGGCGCATCGAATACATTCTCGGCCCCAAGCGTGCAGAAGGCAAAGGTTCCATTTTTACAACCATTGCACAATCCACTGATGACCAAGCCAACCACGTGATTGCCCGCGGCAAATCCTGCTTCGCCGTGATGAATAATTTTCCGTACAACGCCGGCCACCTCATGATCGTCCCCTATCGCGAAGTACCCGATTTGGCCGATCTCAATAACGAAGAACTACTCGAACTAATGCAGCTTTGTCGCCGATGCCAAGCCGCGCTGCGAGAAACTATGGATCCTGGCGGATTTAATATCGGCCTCAACCTTGGCCAAGCCGCCGGGGCCGGCATTCAGGAACATTTGCATTTACACGTGCTACCCCGCTGGAATGGAGACACCAACTTCATGCCTGCTCTCGGTCAAACCACCGTCATCCCCGAAGCAATCACCGAGACTGCTGCCAAACTCCGCGCTGCACTTGCACAGAATTAATATGGCGGAAACGACACTCACCTTCGACAGTGCCCGGCAAGCCCAGCAATTATTCGATAACGACCCACACAATCTCAACCTCCTGAAGGAACAACTCCAAGTAAACGCCACTGCACGCGACGGCTGGATTAAACTTGAAGGTGAGGAAAGTGCGATCGCCCGTGCCAAAATTGTTTTTGATTCCCTCCGTGAACAATTGAATTCCGGCCAACACCCCCGCCAACGCGAAATACTTAAAGCGATCCAAACCGTAAAAGAAAATGGCGCCGACGCCCTCAAAAGCCTCAACACCCATCGTATCACCACCTCTCCACGCAAGCCGCAGGTCATCCCCAAAACCATCGGCCAAAAAACTTACCTCGATGCCATTACCGCCCACGATGTCACCTTCGGCATCGGCCCCGCTGGCACGGGCAAAACCTATCTCGCCATGGCGATGGCCGTCAGCGCGCTGTACCGCGGCGAAATCTCGCGCATTATTCTCACCCGCCCCGCCGTGGAAGCCGGTGAAGCGCTGGGGTTTCTGCCCGGCGATTTGCGCGAAAAACTCAGCCCCTATTTGCGGCCCCTGCACGATGCACTCACCGACATGATGCCCGTAGAGGACGTGCAGAAACACATGGAACGCGAAACCATCGAGATTGCACCGCTCGCATATATGCGCGGGCGAACACTCAACAACGCGTTTGTGATCCTCGATGAAGCGCAGAACACCACCAACGAACAGATGTTTATGTTCCTCACGCGACTGGGTTACCATTCAAAAGCAGTCGTCACCGGCGACCCAACTCAGATCGACCTGCCCTCCTCAAAACAATCCGGCTTGGTTGAAGCGCGACTCACGCTTGAAAAGAACACAGACATTTCCATAATCGAATTCAGCAGAAAAGATGTGGTGCGACATCCGCTCGTGCAACAAATCATTGAAGCCTACGAAACCCGCCGCAGCAAATGAAACAGCTCAGCGTCGGCAACCAGCAAAGACGCTACCCCGTGGCCACCCGCGAAGCCCGCAACGCAACCGGAATATTGATGGATGAATTGCTGGAACTTGATGCTTACGATTTATCCATCCTATTTGTGAACGAAACCCGAATGGCGCAGATCAACAAAACTTACCTCCAACACGAAGGCCCCACAGACATCATCACGTTTGATTATTGCACCCCCACCCTGCTCCACGGCGAATTGGTAATTTGCCCCGCCGTGGCCAGCGAGCAAGCTAAAAAATACCGCGCCAGCCTTGGCCGTGAATTCGCACGCTACATCATCCACGGCGTGCTGCACCTCCAAGGTTTCGACGACCAAACACCCTCCGTCCGGCGTAAAATGAAGGGCGAAGAAAACCGCCTTCTTCAAAAACTTGCGCGACGTTTTCCGATCGATTCCCTTGCCCATGGATGAAAACGGGCACGGCATTATCCTGCGCGTCCGGCCCCTGACCGAGACAAGCCTCATTGTCCATTGGCTCACCCCCGAGCACGGTCGCCTTGGCACTGTAGCCAAGGGGGCGCGTCGCGCTAAAAGCACTTTCCGCGGAAAACTGGATTTACTATTTGAAGGCGGATTTGCATTTCGTCGGAGCCGAAAATCCGACCTCCACATTTTACGAGAAGTAAACATTCAAACCACCCATGCCGACCTGCGCAATGACATTCCGCGGCTTCAACTCCTTGCCTACGCCACTCGGTTCGTTGAAAGTGCCACCGAACCGGAAAACTCTTTGCCCGGAATCCACGCTATTTTCTCCACACTACTCAACCACCTTGACACCCATCCCACACGCCCCGCTCTCGTCTACGCATTGGAAATTAAACTGCTCAACGAACTGGGCCTTGCCCCTTCTCTTGATGAAGCCCGCCTTAATGACGGTACGCGCGACCTTCTTAACCACCTTGCAATTCTGAATTGGAAAGCCATCACCCAGTTGAAACCCACCCGACCGCAAGCCGAAGCCGCTCGCCAGTTTCTCGGCAACTTCATCCAACACAACCTCGGGAAAACACCAAAAGGCCGCGACACCGCCTTGGGAATTTAAGAAACTCAGCAGAACAGATTTAAATAGTCCGCGCTATACGATCGCTGCATCCACCCATTTATCGTGTTCACGAATAAGCTCCACTAAACTTTCCACGGCCTCGGCTTCGGGAATGTTGAAACGCACCGGATCGCGACCAACATATAAATTAATCTTCCCCGGCGCGCCGCCCACATAGCCAAAATCCGCATCCGCCATTTCGCCGGGGCCATTCACGATGCAACCCATGATTGCAATCTTTACCCCTTTGAGGTGCTCCGTTCGCGCTTTGATGCGCGCAGTCACTTCCTGTAAATCAAACAACGTCCGACCGCAACTCGGACACGCCACATAATCCGTCTTAAACGATCGGCAACCCGCCGCCTGTAAAATATTAAACGCCAATTGAAGCGCCCGCCCCGCACCACGTTCACCACGCACCAAGATTGCATCCCCAATGCCATCACACAATAACGACCCAATCACCACCGAAGCACGCAGCATCGCGATGTTTGATTCCAGCACAGTTTCTCCACAACCCAAGCAGTCCTTCAACAAAATTGGATTACGAATCCCCTTCAATTTCAACTGTCCCGCCAACAAACGAAACGCGGTGATGACCGGCAACCGAACACCATCAGCCACGGTGATCAACTGTGTATCGCAATTCACTGTGAATTCCCCACGCGGGTCCACTTCCATCACATTCAATTCTTCATAAACTGCCTCCGGCCGCACATCCGCGCCAGGCTTAATGCGCGGGGCAAGCTTCTCCCACGCGACTTCGGGAAGAACCACACGAACAGTTTGCCCGCCACCACATTTCACGCCCTCAGCCAATTCAATTTCCGGCGTTTCGCGCCGTTGATAATTAAACGGGTCAAAGGCCAATGGCACCTTGGGCACCTCCGTATCGACAGAACTCAGTTCAGGGATTTGTTCAATGAGATCCTTGCAGACTGCAATTTCATTCGGGGAATCTTCAGTCAGCGACACCCGAATCGTATCGCCCAATCCATCGCACAGCAGCGACCCAATTCCAATCGCGCTCTTGATCCGGCCATCTTCCCCCTCACCCGCTTCGGTGACGCCAAGGTGCAGCGGATAATTCCAATCAGGCCCTAATTCCGCCAAGCGTGCGGCCAGCAATCGATAACATTCGACCATCACCTTTGGGTTGCTTGATTTCATCGAGAATTTAAAATTATGAAAATCCCGCGAGCGGGCAATCCGGGCAAACTCCAGCGCGCTCTCCACCATCCCCAACGGCGTATCGCCGAACCGATTCATAATACGATCACTCAGCGAGCCGTGGTTCGTGCCAATCCTCAGGGCTCGTCCGCGAGTTTTGCATTCCTCCACAAGCGGTGCAAACTGCTCTTCAATGCGCGCCAATTCGGCAGCGTATTGTTCATCCGTGTATTCGCGAGCGGCAAATTTTTTGGAGTCCGCGTAATTTCCGGGATTCACCCGCACCATCTCACACCACTTCACCGCTTCCATTGCGGCGTCCGGTTTGAAATGGATATCGGCCACCACCGGCACATTTGATCCGCGCGCGCGAATGCCGGCGACGATGGGTTCCAAATTGGCCGCATACTTTTTGGTTTGCGCGGTGATGCGAACAATCTGGCAGCCCACTTTAACCAATGCCATCGACTGTTCCACGCACGCATCGGTGTCGAGCGTGCTGCAAGTGATCATCGATTGTTGAACGATGGGTTCATCGCCGCCCACCACAACCTCACCAATGTTCACTGGCCGCGTTTCCCGGCGCGCATGGCGGTAGGGTGAAGCGCAGTAGTCCATTTATTTACCGGGCGCGGTCTGCTTGATTTGTGTGTCGCGATTAAAAATGTCATGCAGCAAAGGCACCCGTTTTACATCGGCGAAAGTAACAAACAGAAAAAAGCCAAGCAACAAAACCGCAAACACCGTGGTGAAATATTCTTGCACCCGCACGCTCACTGGTTTTTTGCGCACCCATTCCACAAGTGACAATAGGATATGTCCGCCATCAAGCACCGGCACAGGCAGCAAATTCAAAATCGCAAGGTTGATATTCAGCAACACCAGAAAACTCAATGCAAGGCGAAGATCGGTGTTCACTTGAATGGATAGCATCCCAAAAATGCCAATCGGCCCGCTCAAGTCCTTGGCGCCCACGCCGGATTCTTGCCCGCGCCCGAGCGCCTTAAACGTGATCGCCACCTTGTTAAGCACATCAGAAATTTGAGCCATCGGTGTTGGGCCTGGGCGTTGTTCCACATATCGAATTGGTTCCGGTTTGAACACCAAACCAATGGGCTGAGCTAAACCGATGCCCAATCTGCCATCCCGTGGTGTGATTTTTACTGTCTGTTTTTCGTTGGCTGCAGAATCAGCAAACACATGCACCTCAGTGCCCGCAGTGGTGAACGTCACGGGATTGTTTCCCTCGTTGGCGTCGCTGGAAGTTTTGTGGAATTGAATTTCATCGCCATCAACACGCGCGAAATAGTCAACCCCAATCGCCAATCCTTCGGGAGCTTTGGTGGCGGTAATTCGCACTATTTCGCCGGTGATCAACCCGTGCTCTTCACCCAGCTCCACATAATTTCCCGAGGGCTCGACCCGCTTCAATACTTTTTGTGTGCGTTCGGTTTCGAGCGTGATTTCGTTGTCATCACTAGCGCGAATGATTCCGATAAACTGACTCACACTGCTCACCGACTCCCCATTGGCTCTGTGAATGATATCGCCCGGCCACATATCTGCATCCATTGCCGGCGTTGATTGCAGTGGCTCAAGATCCCAGCCGATTTTGCTCAACAACAAATCCCATGTGCCGTGTTCCAGCTCTGGGATCGCACCCACGGAAACGCGCGGGTGTTGCGGCGTTGCAAATGGCACGACCACTTCTTTTTTGTCACGCTCAACGGTGATGGTTTTTGGGCTGCCCGGATTCACCAATGCAAGATCGAGAAAATGATACTGACTATAAACCGGCTGATCGTCCACTTTGAGAATGCGGTCATCCGATTTGAGTCCGCTCCCGATAAAAAGACCGCCCTGATTGGCTTCGCCCAATTTGCCGACAACCATTTCGTCGTGATTATCTAACCGCAGCCGCCGGATGCCACCATCCCAAGTGCCGGCGGGCGCATCGAACGTGTGCGTTTTATCTCCCCGTACGATTTTTAATTTTACTGTGGAACCCTCGCTGTCGAGCACAGTGTAAACCACATCCTGCCACGCTTCGACCGGCTTGTCATTAATGGCAACAATTCGATCCCCCGGGCGCACGCCAATTTTATATTCCTCGGAATGCGAAGCGACATAGCCAATCACCGGCTCACTCACTTGTCGGGGCAACCCAATTTGCCAAAGCAACACCGCAATGACGATAGCGAACACCACATTCATCAATGGCCCGGCGAATGCCACAAGAATTTTTGATAATGGTGAAACCGGCGGCAACTCCTCCGGCGACCCTTCTTGATTCCTCTCTCCTTCGCCCTCCCCCCTGCCTTTTCCTTCATCTGAATCTGCCGTGCCCTCGATGGCTTCGCTTGTGAGCATTTGCGGCAACTTCACAAACCCGCCCGCGGGAATGGCACGAATGGAGTAAAGAATTCCTTCGTGTTCTTTGCTCCAAATGATGGGGCCAAAACCGATGGCGAATTCTTCCACCACCAAGCCGCGCTTGAGGGCGACCCAGAAATGGCCAAATTCGTGCACAAAAATTGCCGCTCCAAAGAGCAGGAAAACCACGCCAATGACGTACAGGATGTTTAAAATTTCAGCCATAGTTTGAGTTCAAAGTGAAATCAAGGGGCGGGAAGTTAGCAGCTTTACGGAGTTTACGCAATCCGCAATCACGCCGGTGCGAGGGCGGCCTCGCGGGCCCATTGGTCGGCGGCAAGAATTTCATTCAGCGTGGGTTTAGCCACCCAATCGTGTGCATCCATCGTGCGGGTAACGGTGCTGGTGATTTCGGGGAATGAAATTTCTCCGGCACAAAAAGCGTCCACGGCGATCTCGTTGGCGGCATTGAGTACGGCAGGCAAGGTGCCTCCCACTTCGCCGGCACGCCGAGCGAGGTTGAGGGATGGGAAACGGTCGGTGTCCGGCTCCTCAAAATCCAAACGGCCAATTTCTGCAAGACTCGTTTGCACACGATCACTGGCGGCGCGGGCCGGATGAGTGAGCGCATACTGAATGGGCAAACACATATCCGGCGTGGAAAGCTGCGCAAGCATTGAGCCATCGACAAATTCGACCATTGAATGAATCACGCTCTGCGGATGCACCACCACACGCACACGCGGCATTTCGATATCGAAGAGCCACCGCGCCTCAATCATTTCCAAACCTTTATTAAAAAGCGTGGCAGAATCGATGGTGATCTTGCGGCCCATTTCCCACGAGGGATGTTTGAGCGCTTGCTCCACGGTGATGCCGGCAAACTCGTCCGCGGGCTTTTCGCGAAATGGCCCCCCCGAAGCGGTAAGCCAAATTTGCCGCACACTTTCCGACGGCTTGCCTTCGAGGCATTGGAAAATTGCTGAGTGCTCGCTGTCCACCGCCAGCACGTTCACGCCGTGCTTGCGGGCTTCGGCCATTACGATTTCGCCGGCCATCACGAGAATTTCCTTGGACGCCACTGCGATGTCTTTCCCTGCACGAATGGCCGCCAACGCCGGTTGCAAACCCGCCGTGCCGACGATTGCGATGAGCACGATGTCCGCTTCCGGCAATGTCGCCAGTTTCAGTAAACCCTCGTCACCAAAATGCACTTCCGGTTTGCCGTTATATTCATTGGCCAATTCCTTGGCGGCGTCCGGACAATTGATGGAAATTGCGGCGGGTGAAAATTGTTTCGTCTGTTCGCGCAGCAACTTCGAATTGCGCCCGGCCGCAAGACCCACTAGGCGAATGTCATCCGGCAAATCCTCGGCCACTTTGCAGGTACTTGTACCAATGGAGCCGGTGCTGCCTAATAGAACGACGTTTTTCATTGGGCCAATCCGTACTTAAGAAACAAATACATCAAGGGGGCATTGAACAGCAGGCTATCGAGCAAGTCGAGCACTCCGCCCACACCTGGGAAAAACCCACCGGAATCCTTGAGGCCCGCTTCGCGTTTCATCAGCGATTCTACGAGATCGCCCGCCACCGATCCCACGCCAAGCAACGCCCCCAACGTCAGCGCTTGCGCCAGCGTGAAGTCACCAAAATGCCCGCCCGCGAAATGCAAAAACGCCCAGCTCGATGCGACTGAAAAAATAATTCCGCCCACAAAGCCCTCCCAAGTTTTGCCCGGACTTACGCGCGGAATCATTTTGTGTTTACCAATTAGCGACCCCGTGCAGTACGCGCCCGTGTCGCTCATTTTGCTGACGACGATGAAGTACAGCAACCACCACGCACCATCGAGGTCTGGAAAATAGCGAATTTTTTGCAACACATTCAGCAGGATGGCCACATAAAAAATACCGAAGAGCGTGGAAGCCACCGCCGCCATCCCGCGTTCATTCTCCGAAGCGCAAAGTTGGCAAATCCCCAACGCGGGAATCAAACAAATCAAAAACGCCAATTCCATTTCCCCCGCCAGCGCTGCATCCCCGCGAATCGCCAGCGCCCAAAACACCAATCCAATCAACCCCACTCCCGCTGCCGTGCCCAGTGTGACAAAGGGTGCCAATTCCCGCTTGCGGGCCATTTGGAAATACTCCAACAACGCAACCGCCCCGAGCAACGCCATGATTCCACCGAAGGCCGCCAACTTCACTTTTTCATTCAGCGCAAACAATCCTGCCATCAGTACGCCATAAAGAACCAAACTGCTGCACAAGCGGCGCACAAATGTTTGACCCTTTGAAAGTTTTACCTCCGCGTCATCAGCCATTTGCAGGAACGGTAGGGATTGAAGCTAAGTGATGTCGAGCGCGTTATTGCGACTACAGTTTTCCAAAACGCCGGTGGCGCTTGGCGTATTCTTCAAGAGCGGCGTGGAATTGGGGCTTTCGGAAATCAGGCCAGAGAGTGGGAGTGACAACCATCTCGGCGTAGGAAACCTGCCATAAAAGAAAATTGCTCAAACGCATTTCGCCACTGGTGCGAATGAGCAAATCGGGGTCGGGAATGTGATGGGTGTAGAGGTGTTTGGAAACAAGTTGTTCATCAATTTCCGCAGGATCTAATTTACCGGAAAGAGCTTTTCCTGCGATGGCGCGGGTGGCGTCGACGATTTCCGCGCGCGAGCCGTAACTGAGCGCCAACACCAACGTGAGGCCGGAATTTTTGGCAAGCGCCGCACGGGTTTTTTTTAACTGCAGCTGCACAGCCTCGGGCAGGCGATGAATTTGGCCGATGACCTCAAGCTGCACGTTGTTGCGATTTAACTCGCCCACTTCCTTTTTTAAATAATGCGCTAGGTAACGCATAATTGCATCGACCTCGGTCTTCGGACGATTCCAATTCTCCATCGAGAAAGTGTAGAGCGTGAGATAGCGCACGCCCGCTTCGGCGGCAGCTTTGATGATCGCCCGGGCAGATTCCGCGCCACGGCGATGGCCTTCCACGCGCGGCATCCCATGCTCGCGGGCCCAACGCCCGTTGCCGTCCATGATGACCGCCACGTGCAGGGGCAAAAGCTCCTGCGCCTCGGCGCTCAACTTGGACGTACGCGCGCTCACAAAAACATCGTTTGGCTCCGAGCCGGCCCCACGGACGCGATAATAATTTTTGCTCCGATGAGTTTTGAAAGCGCCTGCAAATATCGGCGTGCTTTTGGCGGCAGCCTTTTCCAGTCGGTCACCGCTGAGGTATCGCAGCACCAACCAGGGAATGTTTTATAAATGGGTTTCACGCGCTCGATGTCCTCAGCATCTGTTGGGACGTAGTCGAGCCTTTTGCTGTCAAGCCGGTAGCCGGTGCAGATTTTAATTTCCGCCAACTTATCGAGGCCGTCAATATTAGTCACTGCCAATTGATCAATGCCATTCACTTGCACCGCCTGTCGCGTGGCCACCGCATCAAACCATCCGCAACGGCGCGGACGACCGGTGGTCGCACCGAATTCGCGCCCCATGTTGTGCAGCATATCGCCAATGGAATCGTCCTCCGTCGGGAATGGCCCGCCGCCGACGCGCGTGGTGTACGCCTTGAGCACGCCGAGCACGTGATCGACGCGATTGGGCGGCATTCCGGAGCCCGTACAGGAACCACCGGACGTGGTGTTAGACGAAGTCACAAAAGGATACGTGCCCTGATCGATATCGAGGTAGGTGCCTTGTGCGCCTTCAAAGAGGATTTCCTGTTTGGCATCCAACGCATCGTGAACCATCCGCGTGGTATTCGCCACGAAGGGCGCCAGACGCCGCGCGGCTTTCCGGTAATCTTCGTGGATTTTTTTGAAGGACAACCCCTTACCACCCAGCGCACGGATGATGCGATTGGCATCGCGCAAGCGACTGCGCAGACGTGATTCAAACTTTTTGGCGTCCACCAAGTCCGCCAATCGAAGGCCGGTGCGGGCAATCTTGTCGCCATACGCCGGGCCGATGCCGCGCAGCGTGGTGCCGATTCTATTTTTGCCCTTGAGGTTTTCCGTGCACGCCTCGATGGCGCGGTGGTATGGCATCACGATGTGCGCTTTGTCGCTGATAAACAGGCGGTTCTTCACGTTCACCTTGTGCCGCTTCAACCCGTCCAACTCGCGCACGAGCGACACGGGATCAATCACCACGCCGTTACCGATGATACAGCGCTTGCGCGCACGCAGGATTCCCGAAGGGATCAAGTGCAGCACATATTGCTTTTTGCCCACGCGAACTGTGTGGCCGGCGTTCGCGCCGCCTTGGCTGCGCACCACCAAATCCGCGCGCTCGGTGAGCACGTCGATGATTTTGCCTTTGCCTTCATCGCCCCATTGGGCGCCGATCAGAATTGTGTTTGCCATAAGCCAAAAAACAAAAAGCCCCGTCGAGCGGGGCAAATACGATTGCTATTTGCCGGAGGAGAATGGTGGTCGTTTTGGGCGCTGTCAATCAAATCCCTTCCCTCACGAGCAAGGCACCGCTATCTTCCGCGCATGTCGTTGCCGGCTGATTATCATATGCACACACCCTTGTGCCGCCACGCGAAGGGGGAACCCATCGAGTACGCGGCGCGCGCGCTGGAATTGGGATTGCCGGAGATTGGCTTTAGCGATCACTCGCCAGTGGAGCACGATGATCAGGATAACTGGCGGATGCTCGCCGGTGAACTGGATGAATACGTCGCCAAAGTGGAACTCGCCCGCGAGACCTACCCTGCTCTGCCCATTCGGCTGGGGTTGGAAGTCGATTTCATCCCGGGCCACGAGGCGTGGATTGAGGAAATGGCGGGCCGCTACAATTGGGATTATTTTATTGGCTCCGTCCATTACGTCTCCGGCAAATGGGATTTTGATAATCCGAAGTACATCGCCGAGTGGGACAACCGCGGCGTCGACGATGTGTGGGCGGAATACTTCGAGCGCCTCACGGCGGCGGCTGCATCGGGGTTGTTCCAAATCATTGGCCATCCTGATTTGCCCAAAAAATTCGGCCACCGCCCCACACACGATTGCACGGATTTATTTCAGGAATTTCTCGACGCCTGCAAAAGCACCGACACGTGCATTGAGCTAAACACCGCCGGCCTTCGCAAAGATTGCGCTGAGATTTATCCGAGCTTGGATTTTCTGAAACTCGCGCGCGCGGCTGACATTCAAATCACCTTCGGCGCGGACGCCCACGCGCCGCACGAAGTGGGGATGAATTTGGAGGATGCGATGGAGTTGGCGAGGACGGCGGGGTTTGATGAATGTTGCCGTTTTGTCGGGCGTGAAAAAAGTGTGGTGGAGATTTGAATTGCCAAGCAGTTTAATAATTATCGGGCGATGCCGCGTTGGCTGGATTGGAGGAAGTTTAGTAGGTGCTCAACTTCGCGTGAGGTTTCAACTTCTTGAATGGCTTTGTCGATTGAGTTGGCGAGGGTGAGGTCGCCTCGGAAGATAATTCGGTGCGCTTGTTTCAGGGCGGCTTGGGATTCAGCGCTGACTTCGTTGCGCTTGAGGCCTTCTTTGTTTAGGGCGCGGGTGGTGGCGGGGTTGCCGTCGGCCATCATATATGGGGGGATGTCTTGGACGACTTTGCTGCAACCGCCGATGATGGACATGGTGCCGATGCGGCAGAATTGATGCACGGCGGCGAGGCCACCGATGATGGCGCGGTCTTCGACGGTGACGTGGCCAGCGAGGGTGGCGACGTTGGACATCACGATGTGATCGCCAAGCTGGCAATCGTGCGC containing:
- a CDS encoding adenylosuccinate synthase, whose product is MANTILIGAQWGDEGKGKIIDVLTERADLVVRSQGGANAGHTVRVGKKQYVLHLIPSGILRARKRCIIGNGVVIDPVSLVRELDGLKRHKVNVKNRLFISDKAHIVMPYHRAIEACTENLKGKNRIGTTLRGIGPAYGDKIARTGLRLADLVDAKKFESRLRSRLRDANRIIRALGGKGLSFKKIHEDYRKAARRLAPFVANTTRMVHDALDAKQEILFEGAQGTYLDIDQGTYPFVTSSNTTSGGSCTGSGMPPNRVDHVLGVLKAYTTRVGGGPFPTEDDSIGDMLHNMGREFGATTGRPRRCGWFDAVATRQAVQVNGIDQLAVTNIDGLDKLAEIKICTGYRLDSKRLDYVPTDAEDIERVKPIYKTFPGWCCDTSAVTDWKRLPPKARRYLQALSKLIGAKIIIASVGPARSQTMFL
- a CDS encoding histidinol-phosphatase HisJ family protein; translated protein: MSLPADYHMHTPLCRHAKGEPIEYAARALELGLPEIGFSDHSPVEHDDQDNWRMLAGELDEYVAKVELARETYPALPIRLGLEVDFIPGHEAWIEEMAGRYNWDYFIGSVHYVSGKWDFDNPKYIAEWDNRGVDDVWAEYFERLTAAAASGLFQIIGHPDLPKKFGHRPTHDCTDLFQEFLDACKSTDTCIELNTAGLRKDCAEIYPSLDFLKLARAADIQITFGADAHAPHEVGMNLEDAMELARTAGFDECCRFVGREKSVVEI
- the lpxA gene encoding acyl-ACP--UDP-N-acetylglucosamine O-acyltransferase, yielding MNQIHSTAVIEPGAHIAEGCHIGPYCVIGANVTLGQGCILHSHIVIDGHTELGETNTLYPFASIGLQSQDLKHSGGTTHTRIGSHNTLREYVTIHSATDDGDATIIGSHNNLLAYTHVAHDCQLGDHIVMSNVATLAGHVTVEDRAIIGGLAAVHQFCRIGTMSIIGGCSKVVQDIPPYMMADGNPATTRALNKEGLKRNEVSAESQAALKQAHRIIFRGDLTLANSIDKAIQEVETSREVEHLLNFLQSSQRGIAR